Within the Bremerella sp. JC817 genome, the region TGGCTCGTTCCTGAAATCTTCGAAGCGGAAGGGGCACCGAAGCGGATCGTCTTTCAGGCCGATAGCGATGCCCACATCGTCAAAGGATTGGTGGGCATCCTGGTGATGCTGCTTTCGGGAAAGACTCCGCAAGAGATTCTCGACTTCGACCTGCGAGGTTTGTTCGATCAGTTGAAGCTCGAGAAGCATCTCGTTCCGGCACGCTCGAACGGACTGCATTCGATGGTGCGGCGAATCAACGAGATCGCCGCCAGCGTTGCCTAGCCCGGCACGCGCCTGTCAGAAACTGGTTTAGTTCTGATCGACCAGTTGCATCAGATCATTGGTGGGAATGTGCTGTTCCCACCAATCCTTGGCATCTTGCTGCGACCAAGGATATTCCGCCATGATTGCTTCGACGGCCTGCAGAACTTCGTCGGCCGACTGAGGGCGATCGTTGGGATCTTTCGCCAGGCAGCGAGAGATCAAATCTTGCAGGGCATCTGGAATGACCCGGTCCGAGGCTTCGTGAATCGTGGGGATCGGTTTCGTGACGATCTGCACCAGTACTTCGACGGCGTTGTTCGAGTGGAAGATCGTTTGCCCGGTGAGCATGAAGTAGGCAGTCGCACCGAGGGCATAGATGTCGACGCGAGGGTCGGCCTGGGTCGGGTTTTTGACCCGTTCCGGCGGAATGTACATCGGCGTGCCGCTGATCTCGGTGGTGGTGGTTACGGCGGTCGCGTTCGGATCGGCAGTCAGGTTTTTCACCAGGCCGAAGTCGAGCACCTTGGCAACGTCGAACTCGCCACCGACGCGGCAGAGCATGATGTTCAATGGCTTGATGTCGCGATGGATCAGGCCATTGGTGTGGGCTTCGCGAAGCGAGGCGGCCACTTGCCGCATGACTGAAAGCACCCGGGCCACCGACTGCCAACCATATTGCCGGACCAGCACCTCGATCGTGATTCCATCGAGGTACTCCATCGCGTAGTAAAACACGTTGTCTGGCGTCTTGCCGTAGTCGTAGATCTCGACCGTGTTGGGGTGCTTCAAACGGCTGGAAAGCTGTACCTCGCGTTCAAAACGCTTGAGCAGCGCCGAATCGGTTTGCTCGGGACGCATCAGCTTGATGGCGGTCGGACGCTTGAGCATCTGGTGTCGGGCGAGGTAGACCTGCCCCATGCCCCCTTCGCCTACTTTTCGGAGTAGTTGATAGGCACCGATCACGACGTTCTCGCCCACGTTTCGCCGCATGTGCACCAGCGAAGTCGCCGCGTAATACGCGAGCCCTGCGAAGCCTGCGATCAAAAACAGCAGTCCGATCTGGGCGATCGAAATGTAGGTGAACGGTCGATACGCTTCCTGGGCTTCCGTTTCGTACGTGACGCCAAAGTTGTAGTCGTCGAGCCATTGCCAGGCACCAACGACATCGTGCCCGCGATAGCCATCGTAAGGATCAAGCATGATCCCCGCGTTGATTCCTGCTTCATGCGAATTGAGGGCACTGGTAATCAACCGCGTGAAGCGTGGATGAGGCGAGCTTGGCGGAGCATTCGCCGCGTAAGGAGGTCGCAGGACCAAATTGGCTCGGGTCGGTTCGCCTTTCGGCAACATCCCTTTCTGCCAGAGATCGGCGGTGAATCGACTTTCGGTCAGCATCTTGCCGTCGGCGTTAAATGCGTACGCTTCGCCTGTCTTGCCGGTGCGAGCTGTGGTCAGCGAATGGGTGAAGTTGCCGATCGAATAGTAGCCGAAGCAAATCACCGCAGCCGGGACACGATTCTCGTCATAGATCGGAGCATAAACCCACGCATAGGCCAGATTGGGCAGGCCGGCAGGAAGCGAGATCTCGTCGTCGGTGCGAGTCGGAGGAATGAAGCCTGGCTTGTTCGCAAACAGGTCGGCCACGATCTGCAGACGACGCGTCCCACGAAGCTTCTGATTGATCGTTTCTGGGATCGAAGACGCGATGATCGTCCCCGTCGTATCGGCGACGATATAGACCGCTTCATCCTTCAGTACGGCGGGCTGTGGTACTTCGTCCGTGGCGCCGATTGGCGTGACGGGATCGTGCTCGGCGACGAAGTCCGTGATCTCGCGCTTGGTGTGCGAGAAGTTGGGAAAACGCTTGGCGAAGAAATCGAGCTCTTCCTGAACGTCGACCGTCGAATAGTCATCTTCGCGAGCGCGTTTCTTGCGGAGCATACTCAAGATCGCTACTTGAACGTCTTTATCGCGTGCGGCGACCGCTGCGCTCTCTTTGCGGGTTTCGATCCACATGGTCAACGCTTGCACGTCGGCCCCCAGCAATGCGTTGAATTCCTGTTCACGGATCTCGCACAGTTCGGTCCAGACAACGTAACGCGAACCAATTCCCAGCAGCACGATGAGCGTGACGAACGAGACGATCGCAATCGTCCGGTAGGCCCGCGAAGCCCAGACGCGAACCAGAACGCTGGTGCCCGGCAAAAGGCGGCTATTGCCTTGCTTGGGATGAACGGAGTGCTGCGAAGGAGTGGCGCCGCCAGCGCCGTTGGAGGTGATCTCGAGGCTTTGGGGGACCGGGGTCTTGGCTGGCCCACCGACGAGCAACTCTTCGACACGCTGGCGCAAGATCACGTCGGTGCCACAGGTATCGTCCAGGAAATCTTGACGAGCCTGCCCGCTCCGTCGACGTGCCTCGGCGGTAATCTTCTGAACGAGCTCTCGATCAGTCTTCGACATGCTTCCAGAATACGATTCTAAGCGAAGTGGGATTCGTCCATCATCGTAATGGGAACCGATCCGATTGGTGAGGCTTTCGGGGGAAAAAAGAGGGCTCGAACCAAGAAATACGAGTTGATTTTGGGGATGGTTTGCTGACGATGGGACCGTTCCACAAAAAAAGGCGGCATCCTATCAGGATGCCGCCTTTGTGCTGATCAATGTCTGTTTCGACAACTGTCGTTACTTCTCGACCGAGAACTTGTGAACCGTCACTTCGTGGAACGTTTCGCCTGGCTTCAGCGTGGCCGAAGGGAAGCTTGGCTGGTTCGGGGTGTCGGGGAAGTGTTGGGTTTCCAGACAGAAGGCTTCGTGCTGGTTCAGGCCGCCATTGGCGTCGCTGCCATCCAGGAAGTTACCGCTGTAGAACTGAATGCCTGGCTGCGTCGTCCAGACTTCCATCACGCGCCCCGAGGTCGGTTCTTTGACGGTCGCGGCCAACGCCAGCTTGTCGGTCTGATCGCTCAAAACAAAGCAGTGGTCGAAGCCAACCGGATCGCCACCGGTCTTCTGGATGTCTTTGCCAATCGCCTTGAACGAGGTGAAGTCCATCGGCGTTCCTTTGACCGTAGCCAGGTCGCCCGTTGGAATCAGGTTCTCGTCAACCGGCAGATACTTGTCAGCTTCCAGCTTCAGAAGGTGATCGTAGTTCTTACCACTCTTGGCGCCCGCCAGGTTCCAATAGTTGTGGTTGGTCAGGTTCAAGACGGTGGTGGCGTCGGTGGTCGCGGTGTAGTCCATGACCAACTCGTTATCTGGCGTCAGCGTGTACTTCACGGTGACCTTCAGGTTGCCAGGGTAGCCTTCTTCGCCATCTTTACTGGTGTAGTCGAACTGAACGCCGACGGCGTCTTCGGTTTCGATTTTCTTGGCAGCCCAGACCACCTTATCGAAACCCTTTAAGCCGCCATGGAGCGTGTTCGGGCCGTTGTTGGTCGCCAGGGTGTACTCTTTGCCGTCCAGCGAGAACTTACCCTTGGCGATGCGGTTGGCGTAACGACCGACCGTGGCACCAAAGTAAGGAGGACCGGCGAGGTAGCCTTCCAGGTTATCGAAACCGACGTTGATATTGGCCGACTTGCCATCCTTATCAGGGGCCGAGAGGCTGGTCATGACGGCGCCGTAGTTGATCAGCTCCATCACGAGGCCGTTGCCGTTATCAACGGTGTATTTTGCGATCACGGTTCCGTCCGGCAGTTGGCCGAACTCGCTCGCGGTCACGTTCATGGGGGTGTCCTTTCCTTTAGCTGCAGGCTCAGCGGCCGAAAGGCCGGTTGCCGTCATTACGATTGCCGCAAGGCTCAATGCGACAGAGGTTAAGCAGCGTGTCATCATCGGAACTCCAGACATTTGGGGCTAGTAGAGAGACGGCGTGAAACACCGTCCAGGGAATAGCTAGGGTGACGTGCATTGAGAACTATTATCCGACTCCGTTTTTCAGAAGTCTAGCGATTAACGGTATTTACGGTTCAAACCATAGGGGAATTTCCTGCGTAGTAGAGTTGTTTGAGAATGATTGCACCAGCACCTGAGATATTTTGCGAAAATTTCCGGAAAACGGCAGCAAGGTTTTCGCCTGGCCGGTAACTAACCCAGCGAGAAAAGGATGACACCCACCGAGATTGCAGGAGTCGACGTGAAGCCAGAGCCAGCAGCATTGCTCCAGCAGCATGACCGCTGGCTGAGGACTGCGCTGATCGCTCGACTTCGCAACTCGGTGGAAGTCGATGATGTGATGCAGGAAACGGTTACCGCGGCGCTGGTGAATTGGCAGCAGATTAGGGACCCTGGCGCTGCGGGACCGTGGCTCTACAAAATCGCCATTCGACAGGCATTGTTGTATCGCCGTAAGCAAGGACGGATTCGCAAGTTACACGAAGACGCCCAGGAGCACGCGCCCCCTCGGGGCGACTCCGGGCGCAACCCACTCGACTGGCTTCTCGCCGAGGAACGCGACCAGATGGTGCGTGACGCCCTGAGCGAACTTCCTCGCCGCGATGCCGAGATCTTGTTGTTGAAATACACCGAGCAGTGGAGCTATCGCGAAATCAGCGAGCATATCGGGATTAGTACCAGCGCAGTCGAAGCCCGACTCCACCGAGCCCGACAACGAATGCGCGAACGACTGATGGCCCGGGAAGTGATCTCCACGGGCACCTAGTTCAAAAACGAATTTTGAAACCATGAACGATTTACCCAATTCGATCGACGACCGCATGCTCGACCGCCTGGTCGATGGCGAACTCTCTCCGGACGAGTATCGCCAGGTGCTCGTTGCTTTGGAGCAAGCTCCGGATGGTTGGCGACGTTGTGCCCACGCGTTTCTCGAATCTCAAGCGTTGGGACAGACTCTGCCGCTGGTGATGCAGCCCGCCTTGACGACCTCCCAGAGTGAGGCGGCACCGACGGTAGAGGCGTCGCCGCCGCCATCGAGCTCTTTTTCCTTCCATCGCATGGAAACCATCGCCGCCGTCGCGGCCTCGGTGGCCATTGCGTTTGGCTTGGGCTGGTACATCTCGGACCTCGGGGGAAACACTCCAGGGGTTGTGACACCAGGACCAGGCCCTAGCACGATGGCGAATGTGGTCAATCCACCAATGCCCGCCGATATTCCGCGGCATGAGGTGAAGAAGCCGCAGTTCGTTTATGTGAATCAATGGGACGGTCAGGGTGGCAGTGGCATGCCCATTCCGATCGACCCGACCCGCAAGTTCAATCCCGAGCAAAACTGGGATCCGACTTGGGGGATGTCGCCTGCCGAGGTTCAAAAATTCCAGGACGCCGGCCATCGCTTGAAGACCGAGAATCGTTTCATTCCGGTTTCGATGGACGATGGTCAGCAAGTGGTTGTCCCTGTGCAGGACGTGATGATTTATGACCAGCCGGCCTTGCCGTACCACTAAGGCCGTGATCGATTTGCCCCGCGGTTCCAGCATTAAATTCGTTGCCCAGTTCCAGACAAATCAAACCCTCACAGTAGAAAAGGAGTGAACCATGAAGGTCCAGTTTTGGTTAGCACCAACTCTGTTCGCGATGGGAGTCATCGCGTCCCCCATGCTTAGCCAGGCTCGCGCGGACGATGCCCCTCAAGCTGAAGCTGAAGTACAAGTGGAAGTAGAAGTCGAACAGGCCGAAGCTGAGGCGCCAGCCGCAAAGCAGTATTGGCTGGGTGTGCAGTTGGCACCGACTCCCGAGATTCTCAAAACCCATGTCGAACGATTGAAAGATGGTGCCGCCATGGTCGCTGGCGTGGCACCTGGCAGCCCGGCCGAAAAGGCTGGCCTGAAAGCGGGCGATCATATCTTGAAGGTGAACGACACCGGCGTGACCTCTCCTAACCAGGTCGTCGACATCGTCAGAACGAGCAAGGAAGAAGCGTTGTCGCTGCGAGTGCTTCGCGGTACCGAAATCGAATCGCTGACCGTTAAACTGGAAGAAGCTCCGGCCGATATGCTCTCGAAGCAGGTCCCGATTCCTCAGCCAGAAGTAATCGGTATCGCCCCAGGCGAAATGGGTGAGCCGAACGCTCGCTTCCGTTTCTTCGGACCTGGTCAGATCGTTCCTCCGCAAGTTCGCGTGAAGGTCCTGGGCCAGCCACTACCGCAGAACACCACCATTCGCGTCGAGCGTAAGAACGACGAGCCCGCCAAGTTGCACATCGAACGGGATGGCAAGACGTGGGATATCACCGACAAAGAAATTGACAAGCTGCCAGAAGACCTGCAAGAGTTTGCTCGAAACTACCTGGAAGGTGGCGCTGGCATGATTGTGATCGGCGAGCAAAGTGTACCATTCCTGCAAATGCAAGAACGCATGCGTGCCTTGGTTCCAGGAGAGCAGCCGCATCAGATCATCGAAGGCTCGGCCGTGGGGACTGCGGAAATCGACAAATTCCACAAACAACTCCAGCGAGACATGGAAGAAATGCGAGAGATGATGAAGCAGATGCATGAGCGCATGGACCAAATGAAGAAGGCTGTTCCTGTCCCGCCTCAGCCTGAAGAGCCCGGCGAAGCGTAACGCCGAACGATAGACCTCGAAAGTTCCTGGCCCCAACTCTACGCCAGGAAACAATTTGGGCCGCTAGTCTTTGATCGGAGACGGGCGGCTTTTTTGTTCTTGAATCTGACTGCCTGATACGATCGGATTAACTGCCACTGGGTAGATAAAATGCCTGTTTTTCCGGTCTGTTTTGTGCAATTGAAAGAACAAAGTGCTGGCGAGCCACGAACATCTTTTTGTCTCTTCTTTTCCAACACCTCGTTATGTCGCTACCTTGAAGGAACGTGGTCGACCCTAATAATTGACTCGCAGCCGCTATTGCCCCACGGAAGTCGATCCAATGGTTGCCCGTTCCAGCAAGTACCCATCGCATGACCCGATCCGACCACGATCCATTTCAACTGCTGGGAGCAGCGATTCAAGAGAATCCGCGTCTGGCCACCATGCTGACGCAGATCTGGCGGCAACTCGATACGGCCGACCAGCTCTTGCAGTTGTTCACCGGAATCTGTAGAGCGCTGGCCGAATCGTTTCCCAAGTCAGCCGCTCAAGTCTTGCAGCAACAATCGTCAGGCGACTGGAAGCCGGTCGCGACGGCCGGAAACCCAGGCAAGGTGCGCTCGCAGCAAATCGATCAATGGCTGCAAGCAGAGATCTCGACCGGAAGCCCTGCGGCCGTTTCGCTGCCAATGGATAACGAGCCGCAACGTTTGCTGATCCTCGAAGGTGTCGAATCGCTTCCTTCTCAATCGCTGCACGCCATTGCCCAGGTCGCCCGGTTCGCGGTCAATCGGTTCATTGAAAACCAGAACAAGAACGATCGAGCCCAGCGCCTTAAAGCGATGCTGAACATGGTGCAGCGCTGGCATCATACCGACGACCTGGTCTCGCTGCTGAATGAGATGGCTCAGTGCTCGACCGAGTTCTTCAGTGCCGAGCGTGCCAGTATCTTCCTGTGGGATAAAGCGAAGCATCAGTTGATTGGCCGGCCAGCCCTGGGGGTGGAAGATGGCAAGCTGGTTGTGCCAGACGACAAAGGTGTCGTCGGGGCGGTCGTGCAAAGTGGCGAGCCGCGCCGCGTCGACGATATGCTGGGGCACGAAGTCAATCGCGAGATCGACAAGCAGTTAGAGTTTCATACCCGCAGCCTGCTGTGCGTACCGCTGAAAGATCGCAAAGGAAAAGTGTTCGGCGCGTTCGAGCTGATCAACAAGAAGGAGGGCAACTTCACCACCAAGGATGAACAAGGCCTCGCGGAAGTCGCGGTTCACGCGGCGGCGGTTCTGGAAAGTTCGCAGCAGATCGCCGAACTGACCGAGAGTCGCGACCGGATCGCTCAGGCCCAAGCTGCCGAGATCCAGCTGATTGGCGAATCGCTCGCCATGCTCGAGCTTCGCCGCAACATCGATCGCATCGCAGCAACCAGGTTGCCGGTGCTGGTCCTGGGAGAGAACGGTACCGGTAAGGAAGTGGTCAGCCGACTGATCCATTATCAAAGCGATCGTCGCGGCCAGCCTTTGGTCGCGGTCAACTGCGCGGCGCTGCCAGACACGCTCCTCGAAAGCGAACTGTTCGGTCACGAGAAAGGGGCTTTCACCGGGGCCCATGAAACGAAGGCCGGCAAGTTCGAACTCGCCTCCGGTGGGACGTTATTCCTCGACGAGATCGGCGACATGAGTCTCACCGGTCAGGCCAAGCTGCTGCGAGTTCTCGAAAACCATGTCGTGACGCGGCTGGGCGGACAGGGCGATATCGAGATCGACGTTCGCGTCGTCGCAGCGACCAACCAGGATCTGCCGCAACTCGTGAAAGAGAACAAGTTCCGGCAAGATCTGTTCTATCGCTTGGATGTCGTCTCGGTGACGTTGCCTCCGCTGCGCGATCGTGGGAACGATATTCTGATCCTGGCCGAGAAGTTCCTCGACCTGTTTTCACGCAAGGCCCGGCGACCGCTCCCGCAGCTTTCGACCGACGCCAAGTCGCGGCTGCTGGGGCATGCCTGGCCGGGCAACATCCGCGAGCTTCGTAACACGATGGAACGCATCGCGTTTCTGTGCGATCGCGACGTCATCACGGCCGACCTGATCCCGCTCGAGACGATGACCGGCCCCCATGTCAATCAGGTACCAGCCCAACTCGACCTGGCGACCGCGACTGAGCACTTCCAGGCCGACTTCATTAGCTATCACATGGAGCGGACCGGAGGGAACATGGCCCAAGCCGCCAAAAACATGGGCGTGCATCGCTCGAACTTGCACCGGAAGATGAAGCAGCTAGGGCTTTTAGACGAAAAAGAGTAGGCGGATTGCCCCCAGATTTCAAGGAATTCGCCCACCAGCCCAGGCCCGCCACGAATTTCTTCAAGCGTCCCCTTCACCCCAGCCGAGAAAAGCGGTAAAGTATGCGTTTCGTAACCAGAGTCCGTGAAGGACTAGGCGAAATCAGAGGCCCAGCCCGAACCATTTCGGTCTCCTAAGCCTCCTAAAACCAGATCGCTCCCTTAGCTCAATTGGCAGAGCAACTGACTCTTAATCAGTAGGTTGTTGGTTCGATTCCAACAGGGAGCACTTTCTAAACCCTGTGAGTGTTTGCACTTACGGGGTTTTCTTTTGCGCTGAAAGTCGGTGAGCTTCGCGGATTATCACCGGATTTGTCACTTCTGACAATATGGTCTTACTCTTCCATGGGGGTTCGCCGCTCGTGTGCGGATTGCAGTACGCTGACTACGTCATGGTCGAGATATTGCAGCTTTGAACGCATCTCATGCCAGTCAGCGTTGAGGGATAGGTTCTCAATTACAGCCAACCATTCAACCGCTGGCTGAGTATTGGGAAACACGGTTGCAAATGCCTTATCGAAATGAGTGGCTTTTGACCTAACTTTGTCTTGAAGAGATTCCAATCGACCTCGTAGATCGTCGATCCTGGGTTGCTCGTATTCATTCTTCCCTACAAGTTCGAGCGGAATACGTTTCTCGACAGACTGAATCGCCACACTTATTTCATGGCAGCTGTCTAGAATGTAGGTCAAGTTTTGCCATTCCTTAAGCTTACTAGCTATTTCCTCAAGTATCCCCTCGCTTGATTTTGGGTCGAGTACATTCAGAATCAGCATCTGTCTCAGCCGTCCGATGAATTTCTGATGCACCCTTCGCTCGCCTTTATCTATGGAATTCTCCCAACCATCTATTGCCGTTAGGAGTGTAGCCTGTAGATGGATCTTGGCTTGTTTGGCGAGCTCCAATTGTGATTGTTCTTGAGCGTCGGCAGATTTTCTGAGTTCCCATTGGGTAATAATCAACTCCTTTCGCTGTTCCGCAAGTTCTTGCTTTTGAAGCCAAATAGCCGCGATGACTCCGACCAGTGCCAACGATGAGATAAGCGAGTTGATGAAACCAAAACTGTCTCCAAATTCACCAGCCTTATCTAGCCCTAGTGTTAGTTCCCACGGCCATTCTTCAAATTGAAGAAACCACGGTACGAAACCAAAGCACCAAACAAGCAGGACTAAAGTCAGTCCCATCCAAATCGGCTTGAGTGAAACTTCCGGCATTGAGCCAAGAATTTCTTTTAGTTCAGGATCGAGATCGCGAGTCCTCACCGGTTTAGATTTGTCTGACATGGCATAACATCGACTATTTGCAACGTTGATAAGTCTCACTCATATGACGACCAATTTAGCCTCAATTCAAAGCTACGCAAACTTCGATGCTTCTTTTGGTGTTGACCCGCAACACTGCCAAAGCAATTCCGCCGTTCGTTCAGCATCCTGTCCAACGTAAAACTTCAGCGTCGTCTCAATCGACTCATGCCGCATGAGCTCCCGCAGCTGCTGAGGGAGCAGCCTTTTGGACCATCGTTCCCCGAATGCCCGGCGTAAGTCGTGGACGCTGGCGAATTTCTCTTTTTCGGTCCGTCGGTCGACGTTGACCACGATCTTCGACTTTTGGCCGATCTCGCTGATGACCTTCAAGGCCCAGTCTGCCCTTGGACGCTTGCCCGGCGAGACTCAGGGACAATTCTGAGCGTCTTTGGCAGTTTCTCGGTCAATCTCACGGCATCGTCGGGTAATAGCCGGCAGGGTAGGGCTGGGTGTCGACGGCGGCGGACATTTGTTCCAGGGCGGCGATGCGTTGTTCGAGGGAGTCGACCCGGGCTTGGGTTTCGGGGTGCTCGCCGTTGCAGGTTTTGCTGCCGAAGCTAAGGCTCAAGCAGCCAGGGTTGGCAAGTAAAGTCAGGCTAGTAATCAGCAAGCATGGCAGCAGTCGTGGGGCACGCATGGAGAGAAACTTTCTTCCCGAGGTGAAGCGAAGGCCAGACAAGTCAAAGCCTGGCGATCGTCGCAAACCCCCAAAAGTGGGTCAATTCCAACTGCCCCAATTCGGCCTGATCGACAAGTCGCCCCCGGACAGGCTTCGGTAAGCCGAGCAGTGCCAGCATGCCGCAGCTTTCACCTGGGCCGGCCAGGCCAACTACTCCTTCGTTGCCCATTTCATCGCGCGGTCGAAGGACTTGGAGCCGGTGGGCCATTCGTGGTCGTCGGGGACGAAGCCGTGGGTTTCGATGATTTCGGCGAGGGTCTGGCCTGCTTCTTCTCGGTTGCCGGCTTGGGCGAGTTGCATGCCGAGGCGGACGATCGTGCGGCGGGGGTAGTCTTTCGCGATCTCGATCAGGCCGCTCAGGATGCGGTCGCGCGAGAAGTTCAGCTCTTGGAACATGGCAGGCCAGCCTTCCGACTCGGCCAGGTAGAAGGCAATCTGGAAGTAGAGGGCCTCCCCTTGCGGTCCCTCGATGCGGTCGGCGATCGACGTGGCATAGGCTTCGGCTTCCTCGTCGGTGCCGCCATTTTTCGGCAGGTGGGTCATGGCGGCCTCGGCGTAGACGCGAGCATACGAAGGAGCTTTGTCAGCGGCTCGGTCGAGCACGAACTTCATTTGCGAACGCGTCCAGTTCAAGTCGCGGCCGAGGCGGACTGCCGCGGCGAAGGCTTCCGGCGGAGCGTCGTCGCGTTGAATGAGCGGCGT harbors:
- a CDS encoding SufE family protein; translated protein: MNEPPSLTAEELIDDFEFLDSKEERLKLIIELGRELPDLPEPLRREEFKVQGCQSQVWLVPEIFEAEGAPKRIVFQADSDAHIVKGLVGILVMLLSGKTPQEILDFDLRGLFDQLKLEKHLVPARSNGLHSMVRRINEIAASVA
- a CDS encoding protein kinase, with translation MSKTDRELVQKITAEARRRSGQARQDFLDDTCGTDVILRQRVEELLVGGPAKTPVPQSLEITSNGAGGATPSQHSVHPKQGNSRLLPGTSVLVRVWASRAYRTIAIVSFVTLIVLLGIGSRYVVWTELCEIREQEFNALLGADVQALTMWIETRKESAAVAARDKDVQVAILSMLRKKRAREDDYSTVDVQEELDFFAKRFPNFSHTKREITDFVAEHDPVTPIGATDEVPQPAVLKDEAVYIVADTTGTIIASSIPETINQKLRGTRRLQIVADLFANKPGFIPPTRTDDEISLPAGLPNLAYAWVYAPIYDENRVPAAVICFGYYSIGNFTHSLTTARTGKTGEAYAFNADGKMLTESRFTADLWQKGMLPKGEPTRANLVLRPPYAANAPPSSPHPRFTRLITSALNSHEAGINAGIMLDPYDGYRGHDVVGAWQWLDDYNFGVTYETEAQEAYRPFTYISIAQIGLLFLIAGFAGLAYYAATSLVHMRRNVGENVVIGAYQLLRKVGEGGMGQVYLARHQMLKRPTAIKLMRPEQTDSALLKRFEREVQLSSRLKHPNTVEIYDYGKTPDNVFYYAMEYLDGITIEVLVRQYGWQSVARVLSVMRQVAASLREAHTNGLIHRDIKPLNIMLCRVGGEFDVAKVLDFGLVKNLTADPNATAVTTTTEISGTPMYIPPERVKNPTQADPRVDIYALGATAYFMLTGQTIFHSNNAVEVLVQIVTKPIPTIHEASDRVIPDALQDLISRCLAKDPNDRPQSADEVLQAVEAIMAEYPWSQQDAKDWWEQHIPTNDLMQLVDQN
- a CDS encoding aldose epimerase family protein, whose amino-acid sequence is MNVTASEFGQLPDGTVIAKYTVDNGNGLVMELINYGAVMTSLSAPDKDGKSANINVGFDNLEGYLAGPPYFGATVGRYANRIAKGKFSLDGKEYTLATNNGPNTLHGGLKGFDKVVWAAKKIETEDAVGVQFDYTSKDGEEGYPGNLKVTVKYTLTPDNELVMDYTATTDATTVLNLTNHNYWNLAGAKSGKNYDHLLKLEADKYLPVDENLIPTGDLATVKGTPMDFTSFKAIGKDIQKTGGDPVGFDHCFVLSDQTDKLALAATVKEPTSGRVMEVWTTQPGIQFYSGNFLDGSDANGGLNQHEAFCLETQHFPDTPNQPSFPSATLKPGETFHEVTVHKFSVEK
- a CDS encoding sigma-70 family RNA polymerase sigma factor; its protein translation is MTPTEIAGVDVKPEPAALLQQHDRWLRTALIARLRNSVEVDDVMQETVTAALVNWQQIRDPGAAGPWLYKIAIRQALLYRRKQGRIRKLHEDAQEHAPPRGDSGRNPLDWLLAEERDQMVRDALSELPRRDAEILLLKYTEQWSYREISEHIGISTSAVEARLHRARQRMRERLMAREVISTGT
- a CDS encoding PDZ domain-containing protein, yielding MKVQFWLAPTLFAMGVIASPMLSQARADDAPQAEAEVQVEVEVEQAEAEAPAAKQYWLGVQLAPTPEILKTHVERLKDGAAMVAGVAPGSPAEKAGLKAGDHILKVNDTGVTSPNQVVDIVRTSKEEALSLRVLRGTEIESLTVKLEEAPADMLSKQVPIPQPEVIGIAPGEMGEPNARFRFFGPGQIVPPQVRVKVLGQPLPQNTTIRVERKNDEPAKLHIERDGKTWDITDKEIDKLPEDLQEFARNYLEGGAGMIVIGEQSVPFLQMQERMRALVPGEQPHQIIEGSAVGTAEIDKFHKQLQRDMEEMREMMKQMHERMDQMKKAVPVPPQPEEPGEA
- a CDS encoding sigma-54-dependent Fis family transcriptional regulator encodes the protein MTRSDHDPFQLLGAAIQENPRLATMLTQIWRQLDTADQLLQLFTGICRALAESFPKSAAQVLQQQSSGDWKPVATAGNPGKVRSQQIDQWLQAEISTGSPAAVSLPMDNEPQRLLILEGVESLPSQSLHAIAQVARFAVNRFIENQNKNDRAQRLKAMLNMVQRWHHTDDLVSLLNEMAQCSTEFFSAERASIFLWDKAKHQLIGRPALGVEDGKLVVPDDKGVVGAVVQSGEPRRVDDMLGHEVNREIDKQLEFHTRSLLCVPLKDRKGKVFGAFELINKKEGNFTTKDEQGLAEVAVHAAAVLESSQQIAELTESRDRIAQAQAAEIQLIGESLAMLELRRNIDRIAATRLPVLVLGENGTGKEVVSRLIHYQSDRRGQPLVAVNCAALPDTLLESELFGHEKGAFTGAHETKAGKFELASGGTLFLDEIGDMSLTGQAKLLRVLENHVVTRLGGQGDIEIDVRVVAATNQDLPQLVKENKFRQDLFYRLDVVSVTLPPLRDRGNDILILAEKFLDLFSRKARRPLPQLSTDAKSRLLGHAWPGNIRELRNTMERIAFLCDRDVITADLIPLETMTGPHVNQVPAQLDLATATEHFQADFISYHMERTGGNMAQAAKNMGVHRSNLHRKMKQLGLLDEKE